A part of Melittangium boletus DSM 14713 genomic DNA contains:
- a CDS encoding DUF4846 domain-containing protein, whose product MTIGERKLVITEGDDGTGVIFLCAPKIKDDPGNSGWRIALPWSVWSQPSQALGTAKPPRYSIQVLDVARDAGGRRVALLGQGYIPAQDFHVLSPGGDTAPWFSLDGDTVDTPGRRRRPRIIAHTLRPTRVSLARRLPSCAFLE is encoded by the coding sequence ATGACAATCGGGGAGAGAAAGCTTGTCATCACCGAGGGTGATGATGGCACGGGTGTAATATTCCTATGTGCACCAAAAATCAAGGACGATCCGGGAAATTCCGGTTGGCGCATCGCGTTGCCCTGGAGCGTCTGGAGTCAGCCTTCCCAGGCTCTTGGAACGGCGAAGCCTCCTCGGTATTCAATTCAGGTGCTGGACGTGGCGCGTGATGCCGGCGGACGGCGGGTGGCCCTGCTCGGCCAGGGCTACATCCCCGCGCAGGACTTCCATGTGCTCTCGCCGGGAGGGGACACGGCGCCGTGGTTCTCCCTCGACGGAGACACGGTGGACACGCCTGGTAGGCGACGGCGCCCTAGAATAATCGCGCATACGCTTCGTCCTACCCGCGTCTCACTTGCGAGGAGGTTGCCTTCATGCGCGTTCTTGGAATAA
- a CDS encoding Kelch repeat-containing protein, whose product MKNVLQWSCLMWGAASLLGCGEAGPAREEMGAHAPLATLSQAETTSPWSTTAPMQVERASTPPIALNSGLVLFAGGHTRGSSYFTTTSELYDPFTNTWQSTGGTTGMRARGAAVKLASGKVLMVGGNNDQGMVSSAEVYDPDTGTWSGVGNMSMRRWEHRATLLQSGKVLVTGGEVIRRHEYGYDVHENATSAELYDPATGGFSFAGNIGHDTRLSTPVLLYSGEVLLVSGNTQRVAVYNPDTNSWRAVASIPTSRSGYSTGDNVTATRLYSGTVLVVGGPTVDLYDPYNDQWTAAAPMNHPRLGHTATLLYSGQVLVTGGGVAQSEVYDPYTNTWTVVGIAPNTAKDNTAALLQSGQVLVFGAVFDYQSTASIFTP is encoded by the coding sequence ATGAAGAATGTCTTGCAATGGTCGTGTCTGATGTGGGGAGCCGCCTCGCTGCTGGGTTGTGGAGAGGCTGGCCCCGCCCGGGAGGAGATGGGCGCGCACGCCCCGCTCGCGACGCTGTCCCAGGCCGAGACCACGAGCCCCTGGAGCACGACCGCGCCCATGCAGGTGGAGCGCGCCTCGACGCCGCCCATCGCGCTCAACTCGGGGCTGGTGCTCTTCGCGGGCGGCCACACGCGCGGCTCGTCCTACTTCACCACCACGTCGGAGCTGTATGACCCCTTCACCAACACCTGGCAGTCCACGGGCGGCACGACCGGGATGCGCGCCCGGGGCGCCGCCGTGAAGCTCGCCTCGGGCAAGGTGCTGATGGTCGGAGGCAACAACGACCAAGGCATGGTGTCCAGCGCGGAGGTGTATGACCCCGACACGGGCACCTGGTCCGGGGTGGGCAACATGAGCATGCGCCGTTGGGAGCACCGCGCCACGCTGCTCCAGTCCGGCAAGGTGCTGGTGACGGGGGGCGAGGTCATCCGGCGGCACGAGTATGGCTATGACGTCCATGAGAACGCCACGAGCGCGGAGCTGTACGATCCGGCCACGGGCGGGTTCAGCTTCGCTGGGAACATCGGACACGACACCAGGTTGTCCACCCCGGTGCTGCTGTACTCGGGCGAGGTGCTCCTGGTGAGCGGCAACACCCAGCGGGTGGCCGTGTACAACCCCGACACCAACAGCTGGCGGGCGGTGGCCTCCATTCCCACCTCCCGTTCTGGCTACAGCACCGGCGACAACGTCACCGCGACGCGGCTCTACTCCGGCACGGTGCTGGTGGTCGGCGGCCCCACGGTGGACCTGTATGACCCCTACAACGACCAGTGGACGGCCGCCGCTCCCATGAACCACCCGCGTCTGGGCCACACGGCCACGCTGCTCTACTCGGGTCAGGTGCTCGTCACGGGCGGCGGCGTCGCCCAGAGCGAGGTGTACGACCCGTACACCAACACCTGGACCGTGGTCGGCATCGCCCCGAACACGGCCAAGGACAACACCGCCGCCCTGCTGCAGTCGGGCCAGGTGCTCGTGTTCGGCGCGGTGTTCGACTACCAGAGCACCGCGTCCATCTTCACGCCCTGA